Proteins found in one Falco rusticolus isolate bFalRus1 chromosome W, bFalRus1.pri, whole genome shotgun sequence genomic segment:
- the LOC119140747 gene encoding zinc finger protein 462-like isoform X5, with amino-acid sequence MEVLQCDGCDFRAPSYEDLKAHIQDVHTAFLQPTDVSEENPSQPKSGSMSASNQTEIEFSSVKDEFTIADKIAGQNATTQMETGSYYSQSQSFCGQHMAPNPKPTNKFFQCKFCVRYFRSKNLLMEHTRKVHGAQVGGSSVGSHTAGSLNYNIMMHEGFGKVFSCQFCTYKSPRRARIIKHQKMYHKNSLKESLTPTATSAVSELTSASVPVQEPCKELPAEVVERSILESMVKPLTKSRGNFCCEWCSYQTPRRERWCDHMMKKHRSMVKILSSLRQEQDRTNASDVQSKCVQNASPNSNYISVNMTGRDMLNADVSNFRSSMGNSLIRPNSSISSKFFSVSYPQMKSKLPHNSGIVNLSDRSHYGVADMTNSSAELETNSMLNDCSSDEELNEVNSENGLNSVDHQTSGISAEQLMGSDGNKLLETKGIPFRRYMNRFQCPFCPFLTMHRRSISRHIENIHLSGKTTVYKCNECPFTCKSSLKLGAHRQCHASTTSDWDTLNSQSENIVSTLNDNTVSYESGNINARKSAGMMETVQQQQQQLPQPHSQHPYKCTMCNYSTTTLKGLRVHQQHKHSFCDNLPKYDGQSFNVPQESEVDALTSVSTVKKSQTSILGLSSKNNFIAKVTRKVSNDCPLDLSPVKKRTRIDEIASNLQSKINKNKQQEDAVINVEDDEEEEEDEVEIEVELDREEEQTEPLVEVSSSYAPQQMWGRETNDSQKDAKFKNMHHDYISTNGAEIELTLSEDEEDYFSSINMKDQQSPNASILGSQPSMYGPDQNNENVEINDSGRLYYCKHCDFSNKSARSVSTHYQRMHPYIKFSFRYILDPNDHSAVYRCLECYIDYTNFEDLQQHYGEHHPEAMNVLNSDHSDLIYRCRFCSYTSPNVRSLMPHYQRMHPTVKINNAMIFSSYLVEQQEGLNTESQTLREILNSAPKTMATPTPVAHGTTVPASFNKSATKSFSPECENQKAPSVSSVVVYDCDVCSFASPNMHSVLVHYQKKHPEQKASYFRIQKTMHIASVDRGSALAQMSFEMGVSVSSKLSNLASQPPPPPSLPPDLASELYYCKHCSYSNRSVVGVLVHYQKRHPEIKVTAKYIRQAPPTAAMMKAGELPPGIQKLPVSVQQLRRGSSESCVNSPENEMFLCQHCDYGNRTVKGVLIHYQKKHRDFKANADVIRQHTATIRSLCDRNQKKSSGSLPAHTSNTEQDKIKLRALKCRQCSYTSPYFYALRKHIKKDHPNLKATVTAILRWSFLDGLIEAGYHCEWCIYSHTEPSGLLVHYQRRHPEHYVDYTYMATKLWAGPDPSPPTPVMPSEAKTYKCRDCIFETSSIWDITNHYQAFHPWAMNGDESVLLDIIKEKDAAEKIGTQLNEVRARINSENKVTSQMDQDVEDPSLSQEKTIIQLASANPAISSIPYQCTVCQSEYNNLHGLLTHYGKKHPGMKVKAADFAQDIDINPGAVYKCRHCPYINTRIHGVLTHYQKRHPSVKVTAEDFVHDVEQSNDITQNDIEEMSRIFKQGYGAYRCKLCPYTHGTLEKLKIHYEKYHNQPEFDVFAQSSPKLSASVEPDMVTEIKVSPEIAADSVGEVSVSVPHFSSSHLVSHTVFRCQLCKYFCSTRKGIARHYRIKHNNVRAQPEGKNNLFKCALCSYTNPIRKGLAAHYQKRHDIDAYYTHCLAASRTVSDKPNKVIIPSPPKDDTPQLSEELRRAVEKKKCSLCSFQSFSKKGIVSHYMKRHPGVFPKKQHASKLGGYFTAVYADEHEKSTPAEERNDFEKTEVESEAQETEWLPFRCIKCFKLSFSTAELLCMHYTDHHSKDLKRDFTILGSGTPSHNAVYQCKHCDTKLHSTAELTSHLNSHNEEFQKRAKRQERRKQLLSKQKYADDAFTDFKQERAFGHLEDASKLEERKVVGYKCKFCVEVHPTLRAICNHLRKHVQYGNVSSVSATVKQEAEDSSSTTLEGFEGAKDPGTVEFTEAESGASLEDETRPGGYHCSQCDRVLMSMQGLRSHERSHLALAMFTREDKYSCQYCSFVSAFRHNLDRHMQTHHGHHKPFRCKLCPFKSSYNSRLKTHILKAHAGEHAYKCSSCTFSTMTIGQLKDHSLRVHGKALTLPRPRVVSLSPSLGYHTSKKHISAEAVEDTNDR; translated from the exons ATGGAGGTGCTGCAGTGTGATGGCTGTGATTTCCGAGCTCCATCCTATGAAGACCTAAAAGCTCACATTCAGGATGTTCatactgcttttctgcagccaaCAGATGTTTCTGAGGAAAATCCTAGCCAACCAAAGTCTGGCTCCATGAGTGCTAGCAACCAGACTGAGattgaattttcttctgtaaaggaTGAATTTACAATTGCAGATAAAATAGCAG GGCAAAATGCAACAACTCAGATGGAGACTGGAAGTTATTATAGCCAGAGCCAAAGTTTTTGTGGTCAACATATGGCTCCAAATCCTAAACCAACCAACAAGTTTTTCCAGTGCAAATTCTGTGTGCGTTATTTCCGATCTAAAAACCTCCTCATGGAGCACACTCGCAAGGTTCATGGAGCACAAGTTGGGGGGAGCTCAGTAGGGTCACACACTGCTGGATCTTTAAATTACAACATCATGATGCACGAGGGGTTTGGCAAAGTTTTCTCTTGCCAGTTCTGCACCTACAAATCACCAAGGCGCGCAAGGATTATTAAGCACCAGAAAATGTATCACAAAAACAGTCTGAAGGAGAGTTTAACTCCTACTGCTACCTCTGCTGTATCTGAATTGACATCTGCATCTGTGCCAGTGCAGGAGCCTTGCAAGGAATTACCTGCGGAGGTGGTAGAACGGAGCATTTTGGAGTCCATGGTCAAGCCTCTAACAAAGTCCAGAGGCAACTTTTGCTGTGAATGGTGCAGTTACCAGACACCTCGAAGGGAGCGCTGGTGTGACCATATGATGAAGAAGCACCGCAGCATGGTAAAAATACTGTCAAGTTTGAGGCAGGAACAAGACAGAACCAATGCGTCTGATGTGCAGAGTAAGTGTGTCCAGAATGCCTCCCCAAACTCTAATTATATCTCTGTGAATATGACAGGACGTGATATGTTGAATGCTGATGTCTCAAACTTCAGAAGCTCTATGGGCAATTCCCTTATCAGGCCCAACTCTTCTATATCCTCTAagtttttctctgtgtcttATCCTCAAATGAAGTCTAAATTACCTCACAACTCGGGCATAGTTAATTTGTCTGACAGATCCCACTATGGAGTTGCTGACATGACAAATTCTTCTGCTGAATTGGAAACAAACAGTATGCTAAATGACTGCAGCTCAGACGAAGAGTTAAATGAAGTCAACAGTGAGAATGGCTTGAACTCTGTGGACCACCAGACTTCAGGAATATCTGCAGAGCAACTGATGGGATCTGATGGCAACAAGCTGTTGGAAACAAAAGGGATTCCCTTTAGAAGATACATGAACAGGTTCCAATGTCCTTTTTGCCCTTTCCTCACAATGCACCGTCGAAGCATCTCCCGTCACATTGAGAATATCCACCTGTCTGGGAAGACAACTGTATACAAATGCAATGAATGCCCTTTCACCTGTAAGAGTTCGTTAAAGCTTGGAGCTCATAGGCAATGTCATGCAAGTACAACATCAGACTGGGACACTCTGAATTCTCAGAGTGAAAACATTGTCTCCACTTTGAATGACAACACAGTTTCTTATGAAAGTGGAAATATAAATGCAAGGAAGTCAGCTGGGATGATGGAAACagtgcagcagcaacagcagcagttgCCTCAACCCCATTCACAGCATCCTTATAAGTGCACAATGTGTAACTATTCTACCACTACTTTGAAAGGCCTCAGAGTTCATCAGCAGCACAAGCACTCATTTTGTGACAACTTACCAAAATATGATGGACAGTCATTCAATGTGCCACAAGAGAGCGAGGTAGATGCTCTCACCTCTGTTAGCACAGTGAAGAAAAGCCAGACCTCAATTCTTGGTCTCTCgtctaaaaataactttattgcTAAAGTCACTCGGAAGGTGTCAAATGACTGTCCTTTGGATCTCTCACCAGTGAAGAAAAGAACTAGAATTGATGAAATAGCAAGCAACTTGcagagcaaaataaacaaaaacaaacagcaagaagaTGCTGTGATTAATGTAGAGGatgatgaggaagaggaggaagatgaggtGGAGATAGAAGTGGAATTAGACAGAGAAGAAGAACAAACAGAGCCACTGGTGGAGGTTTCTAGTTCTTATGCACCCCAGCAAATGTGGGGGAGAGAGACTAATGATTCCCAGAAGgatgcaaaatttaaaaacatgcatcATGATTATATTTCCACCAATGGAGCAGAGATTGAGCTCACTTTATCTGAAGATgaagaagattatttttcttccattaacaTGAAAGATCAACAGAGTCCTAATGCCTCCATTCTGGGAAGCCAGCCAAGTATGTATGGACCTGATCAGAACAACGAAAATGTGGAGATTAATGACTCTGGCAGGCTTTACTATTGTAAACACTGTGATTTTAGCAACAAATCTGCCAGGAGTGTTAGCACCCACTACCAACGGATGCACCCCTACATAAAATTCAGCTTTAGGTATATCTTGGATCCCAATGATCACAGTGCAGTATACAGATGCCTTGAGTGTTATATTGACTATACGAACTTTGAAGACCTGCAGCAACACTATGGAGAGCATCATCCTGAAGCTATGAATGTATTGAACTCCGATCACTCTGATCTGATCTACCGCTGTCGCTTCTGTTCTTACACTAGCCCTAATGTTAGAAGCCTGATGCCGCATTACCAAAGAATGCATCCAACAGTGAAAATTAACAATGCAATGATATTTTCAAGCTATCTTGTTGAGCAGCAAGAGGGGTTAAACACAGAGTCTCAGACACTGAGAGAGATCTTGAATTCTGCTCCAAAAACTATGGCAACCCCCACCCCTGTGGCTCATGGGACTACTGTGCCAGCAAGTTTTAACAAAAGTGCCACAAAGAGTTTTAGTCCTGAATGTGAAAATCAGAAGGCACCTTCGGTCAGTTCTGTGGTTGTTTATGACTGTGATGTGTGCTCATTTGCAAGCCCTAACATGCATTCAGTTCTGGTGCATTACCAGAAAAAACACCCTGAACAAAAAGCATCATATTTCAGAATTCAGAAGACCATGCATATAGCTTCTGTTGAcaggggctctgccctggctcaAATGTCTTTTGAGATGGGGGTGTCTGTCTCCTCAAAACTATCTAACTTGGCTTCTCAACCTCCACCTCCCCCATCACTGCCCCCAGACCTTGCTTCTGAACTCTACTATTGCAAACACTGTTCATACAGCAACCGTTCAGTTGTGGGAGTGCTTGTCCACTACCAGAAAAGGCATCCGGAAATAAAAGTCACTGCCAAGTACATCAGGCAGGCACCCCCTACTGCAGCAATGATGAAGGCTGGTGAGCTGCCACCTGGGATTCAGAAACTGCCAGTGTCAGTGCAGCAGTTGAGGCGGGGCAGTTCTGAGAGCTGTGTGAATTCCCCTGAGAATGAAATGTTCTTGTGCCAGCACTGTGATTATGGGAACCGGACTGTGAAAGGTGTGCTCATTCATTATCAAAAGAAGCATCGTGATTTCAAAGCCAATGCAGATGTGATTAGGCAGCATACAGCCACCATTAGAAGCCTTTGTGATCGTAACCAGAAGAAATCATctggcagcctgcctgctcACACCTCCAACACTGAACAGGACAAGATAAAGCTGAGAGCCCTCAAATGCAGGCAATGTAGCTACACATCACCTTACTTCTATGCGTTGAGGAAGCATATTAAGAAAGACCACCCAAATCTGAAGGCCACAGTCACGGCCATTCTGAGATGGTCATTTTTGGATGGCTTGATAGAAGCTGGCTATCACTGTGAATGGTGCATTTATTCACATACAGAACCAAGTGGTTTGCTTGTGCATTACCAAAGGAGACATCCTGAACATTATGTTGACTATACATATATGGCAACTAAACTCTGGGCAGGTCCGGATCCTTCCCCTCCTACCCCAGTGATGCCATCAGAGGCAAAAACCTATAAATGCAGAGACTGCATTTTTGAAACATCTTCCATTTGGGATATTACTAATCACTACCAGGCTTTTCACCCTTGGGCTATGAATGGGGATGAATCTGTATTGTTAGATATCATTAAGGAGAAAGATGCTGCTGAGAAAATTGGCACACAGCTTAATGAAGTTAGGGCCAGGattaattctgaaaacaagGTAACATCACAGATGGACCAGGATGTGGAGGATCCCAgcctttcccaggaaaaaacTATTATTCAACTGGCTTCTGCAAACCCTGCCATCTCTTCCATTCCATATCAGTGTACAGTTTGCCAGTCTGAGTACAATAACTTGCATGGCCTCCTGACACATTATGGCAAAAAGCATCCTGGCATGAAAGTAAAAGCTGCTGACTTTGCACAGGACATAGACATTAACCCAGGGGCTGTGTACAAGTGCAGACATTGCCCATACATTAACACACGCATTCATGGTGTCCTCACACATTACCAGAAACGGCACCCATCAGTAAAGGTCACTGCTGAAGACTTTGTGCATGATGTGGAACAGTCGAATGACATCACCCAGAATGACATAGAAGAAATGAGTAGGATTTTCAAGCAAGGCTATGGTGCATACCGGTGCAAACTATGCCCTTACACCCATGGCACACTGGAGAAGCTCAAAATTCACTATGAGAAATACCATAATCAGCCTGAATTTGATGTTTTTGCTCAGTCATCACCAAAGCTGTCTGCCTCAGTGGAGCCAGACATGGTAACTGAAATCAAGGTCTCCCCAGAAATTGCTGCTGATAGCGTTGGAGAAGTCTCTGTCTCGGTACCTCATTTCTCCAGTTCTCACTTAGTGTCTCACACAGTTTTCCGGTGTCAGCTCTGCAAATACTTCTGTTCTACCCGGAAGGGGATAGCCAGGCACTACCGCATCAAACATAATAATGTTCGAGCACAGCCAGAAGGCAAGAACAACCTCTTCAAGTGTGCTTTGTGTTCCTACACCAACCCTATCCGCAAAGGGCTTGCAGCACACTACCAGAAAAGGCATGACATTGATGCTTACTACACTCATTGTTTAGCAGCTTCCAGGACAGTAAGTGATAAACCCAATAAAGTGATCATTCCATCTCCTCCCAAAGATGATACTCCTCAGTTAAGTGAGGAGCTGAGGAGGGctgtggaaaagaagaaatgctcGCTTTGTTCCTTTCAATCTTTTAGCAAAAAAGGTATTGTATCCCACTACATGAAGCGTCACCCTGGTGTTTTCCCTAAGAAGCAGCATGCGAGCAAGCTGGGGGGTTACTTCACTGCTGTGTATGCTGATGAACATGAAAAGTCAACTCCAGCTGAGGAAAGGAATGACTTTGAAAAGACTGAGGTGGAGAGCGAGGCTCAGGAAACTGAGTGGCTTCCCTTCAGATGCATAAAATGTTTCAAGCTGTCcttcagcacagcagagctgctatGCATGCATTACACTGATCACCACAGCAAGGATTTGAAGAGAGACTTTACCATACTGGGAAGTGGCACCCCCTCTCATAATGCTGTCTATCAGTGCAAGCACTGTGATACTAAATTGCATAGCACAGCAGAGCTAACCTCACACTTGAATAGTCACAATGAAGAATTCCAGAAGCGTGCCAAACGTcaggagaggaggaaacagCTTTTGAGCAAGCAGAAATATGCAGATGATGCTTTTACAGATTTCAAACAAGAGAGG GCTTTTGGACACTTGGAAGATGCTTCAAAACTTGAGGAGAGGAAAGTAGTTGGCTACAAATGTAAATTTTGTGTGGAAGTTCATCCAACGCTTCGAGCCATCTGTAATCATCTCCGTAAGCATGTCCAGtatggaaatgtttcttctgtgtcAGCTACAGTAAAG CAGGAAGCTGAAGATTCTTCAAGCACAACTTTGGAGGGGTTTGAGGGAGCCAAAGACCCTGGCACTGTGGAATTTACAGAAGCTGAATCTGGAGCATCCTTGGAAGATGAAACCAGGCCTGGGGGCTACCACTGCAGCCAGTGTGACCGGGTTTTGATGTCTATGCAGGGTCTGCGATCTCATGAGAGGAGTCACTTGGCTCTGGCCATGTTTACCCGGGAAGACAAGTACAGCTGCCAGTATTGCTCCTTTGTCTCTGCTTTCAGGCACAA TCTGGATCGCCATATGCAGACTCATCATGGGCACCATAAGCCATTCCGTTGCAAGCTCTGTCCATTCAAGTCCTCTTACAATAGCCGCTTGAAAACCCATATACTCAAAGCTCATGCTG